TTATAGAACTCAATCGGAAGCTCAAGCCTTTCTTTGCCTTACTTAATCCCATGGAGTTTGGGAGAGAGTTTCAGCATGATTGTGGGGATAATCCCGAGGTAAAAAACCTCCTAGAACATTTTCAGCAACAGAGACAACAGGGAATCCAGCTTCTGGTCAGTCTTATTGAACGTCTTCAGAAGGCGGGGGCTCTTCGTAACGATATAGCACCACAAGAACTTTCGCGGATGATGTTTGTTTTGATCAATAATTATTTTCGTAAGGAGCCTGGTGTTGTTGAGGAGGATTATGATAACGAAAAAGCTTTACTTGATTTTATTTTTAGTGGACTCAATTACAAAGGAAAAGTATCAAAGGAGGATAGATCATGAAACGCTTTTTAATAGGGGTTTTTGGATTGATGGTCACGTGGGGCATGTCGCTTTCCCCAGATCTTGAGGTGATACTGACCACCGCCCTTCAAAACAATCCTACCCTGCGACAGTATCGACTTGATGCAGACATAGCGGAAGCTCAGTACCAGCAGGCCTGGGCGGATTTCTGGCTCCCGGATGTATCTGCGGGTGCTAGTTTTACCTACCTTGATCCTGATACGGTAGAGAGGGGAAAAATGAGTGTGCCTGAGTACACCATGACAAACCTGAATCTTCCCGTTATCGGCGGCGCTGGGGGTTATGTTCCTGTACCAACGATGGTTCCCAGTGGTTTTACCACGAATCAGACGGTGTTTGCGGATAACTACGGGATCCAGTTTCAGGTAGCTAAACCACTCTTCCTTGGCTTCAGACTGGCAAATGCTCTCAAGATTCGCGAACTTAACCTCAAGCTGGCTCGTCAAAAGTTTCAGGATCAGCAACAGTCGATCAAAACCAGTGTGATCCAGTCATACTACAATATTCTTGTGCTCAAGGAAAACATTCGCCTCTCCAGGCAGTTAAGCGATGCGCTTCGAAAACGCTATGAATTTATGCAGGCGAATTACAGAGCTGGTCTTGTTTCCGATTATGATGTTCTTAAAATGGAGGTTCAGTACAAGAATACCCTCCCTTCTCTTCAAAAGCTGGAAACCACCTATCAGACAGTTCTTCAGCAGTTTTTCCAGCTGGTAGGGACCAACCTGGAACCGTCAGGACAGATTATGGATGCTACGAATCTCATCCTCTCTCGGACAAACGAAGCAGAGATTCTGGAATATGTGATGAGCAACAATATTAACCTTGTGCAGATTCGTGTAAGTAGAGAGATCCAGGAGTATACGTATCGTCTTCAGCAGGCAGACAGACTTCCGACCATCAATAGCTTTTTCACTCTCAAGTACGATTACAGGCTGGAAAAAAGCGGTGAAACGGAGAGAAAATGGATTCCCTCATGGACGATAGGGGTATCGGTAAGTGTCCCTCTTGATGAGTGGCTCCCCTTCTCTAAGAATTCAGCGCTTCTTAAAGAAACCAGACTCTCTCAGGAGAAAACAGACCTCGCGATAAAAACCCTGGAGGATCAGCTGAGTCTTCAGGTGAAAAGTCTCCTTGCCCAGCTTGCGGATCAAAAGCAGACTATAGAAGCACAGAGTCTCAATATGCGTCAGGCTCAAAGGGGGCTTGAGATGGCCAATGACCGTTATCGCCAGGGCGTGGTTTCCTCTCTCGATGTCACCGATGCAGAAGCCTCGTATAGCCAGGCACAGGTTAACTATCTTCAGAGTATTTATGATTATGTGAATACCGTGGTAAAACTCAAACAGTTACTTTATGAATTGTAATAAGGAGGATATTATGAACCAGAAGAGAAGTTTTTTCTTCCAAATATTTGTGGTGATGAGTACGATACTCTTGATGGCGGGGCTTTTGAGTGGTTGTTTTTCTCGTGGCAAAAAAGCAAGAGAGGAAGAAGCCATCACTGTACTGATTCAAAAAGCCAAGGTACAATCTTTCCAGCAGTTTATTGATCTCAATGGCCAGATTGCAGGGAGGAATGAGGTCAAGGTTTATGCCGATGTTTCCGGGAAAATTGCTCAGATCCTTGTAAAAGAAGGGAGTTATGTTTCCAAAGGATCAGTGATAGCGTACATTGATAGAGCCCAGGTAGGTGCGGATTATGCCCTTGCTCCTGTCAAGGCGCCGATTAGTGGATATGTGACATCCGTGTCTGTCGTTTTGGGGCAGATGATTAGTCCTGGAACAGTACCTGTTGCCTCTATTGGATCTTTAACAGAGATGGATGTGATTATCTCGCTGCCCGAACGATTTGTTCGTGATGTAGAGATTGGACAAACAGTCTATCTTAAGGTGGCAGCGTATCCCGATGAACGTTTTACAGCCACAATTTATAGAAAAGATTTGGCTGTTGATCCCACCAGCCGTACTCTTACAGTTCGTGCTCAGATCCAGGATCCTCGTGGCAAACTTCTCTCCGGGATGTTTGCTGATGTTTCGATCCTTGTGCGTGAGTCGAGTAAAAGCATTGTGATTCCCTCAAGTGCTCTTGTAGAACTGGAAAACGGCAAGCAGGCAGTTTATGTTAACCAGGATAATGTGGCAAAAATTCGCCCTGTTTCGGTGGCTTTTGGATACAAAGACAAAGTGGCTATTCAGCAGGGGTTAAACCCTGGTGAAGAGGTAATTATTTATGGGAAAGAATTTCTCAAAGATGGAACACCCATCTATCCCGTCGAGGAAGAGAATTAGGAGGAGTCTATGTCCCTTCCAAAAATAGCGGTTGAAAGACCGGTGACCATGCTTATGGGGCTGGCAGCCCTGGTTATTCTGGGAATTGTTTCTCTTACCAAACTACCTGTAGATCTTACTCCCAATCTTGAGTTTCCTGCACTCTCGGTAGTGACAACGTATTCCCAGGCATCTCCTCAAGAGGTGGAAAAATCTATTACTCGCGTGATTGAAAGCGCAGTATCAGCCGTCAATGATATTGATTCGATTGAGTCAACCTCCTCCGAGGGTCGTTCTGTGGTGACAATTTCCTTTAAATGGGGAACAGATCTTGATGCTCGTGCAAGTGATGTGCGTGAAAAGCTGGATTTTGCCAAGAGGCTTCTCCCAAGTGATGCCTCAAGTCCCTCGGTATTTAAGTTTTCTACATCCTTGATACCAACGATGATTATTAGTATTACCGGTTCCGAGGATCAGGAGTATCTCTACAACCTTGCTGAAAACCAGATCAAACCCAAGATTGAACAAACTCCCGGAGTAGCCAATGTGTCCCTGAATGGTGGAATCAAAAAGATTGTAAGTGTGGAGGTATACAGAAACCGACTTGAGGCTTATGGTCTGAGTATTGATAATCTTGCCAACGTGCTTGCCCTTGAAAACCAGAACCAAGCAGGTGGATATACCTACGAGGGGGTTTACAAGTATCTTCTGCGCATGCAGGGTGAGTTCAAAACACTCGAGGATATTGAAAATGTGGTTGTGACAGTCAAAAATGGTATTCCCATACGTCTCAAAGAGATCGCGAGAGTGAGATATGCTAACAGTACCGACCAGGGTATTGCTCGTGTGAACGGCAAACCGGCGGTGAGTCTTACCATATATAAACAAGCGGATAGAAATACTGTTCAGGTTTCAAAGGATATTCATAAAACCTTAAAAGAACTCTCTCTTTCTTTACCGGAGACGATAAAAATCGATACCATTCTTGACACAGCCGAGGCGGTGAATAATTCGATCGCCAATGTTCGCAATGCTGCCCTTCAAGGAGGATTACTTGCTGTTGTTATTCTCTTGATGTTTCTCTGGAATTTCAGGACGGTATTGATTATTGCTATTTCTATTCCAACTTCGATTATTGCCACGTTTATCACAATGTACTTCTTTGGGGTTTCACTCAATATCGTCTCTCTTGGTGGATTGGCACTTGGTGTAGGAATGATGGTGGATAGTTCGATTGTCGTTCTTGAAAACATCTTTTACTACCGGCAGAAGGGATATGGGCGATTCAAGGCAGCCGTGCTTGCTACGGAGGAGGTAATGTTGCCTATTATTGCTTCTACCTTGACGACAGTAGCGGTTTTTCTTCCTATTGTGTTTGTCGAAGGTTTTACCGCTCAAATCTTTCGCGATCTTGCTCTTACAGTGAGTATTTCCTTACTTGTTTCATTGGTAGTGGCTATTACGGTGGTTCCCATGCTTGGAAGCCAGATGGTCCATATCGAAGAAAACTGCTATCTCCGCAAACTTGAGGATGCCTTTAATCGTTTGTGGAATGCGCTGGTAGGCTGGTATGAGAGAAGACTTGCCTGGGCTCTTGCGCACAAGAGAAAGGCACTGTTTGGTATTTTTGGAACGTTTATAACCTTAGGACTTGTGATTCTTATCTTCATTGGTAAAGAGGGTATGCCACAAACAGACCAGGGTCAGTTTTCTATTCGTGCCCAGTTTCCTGTAGGAACGAGACGGGAGTATGTGGATACTATTACCAAGGAGATGGAAAAAGTGCTTCTTGAAGCCCTTGGCAAGAATCTCAAAGCCATGCAGGTACAGATTGGTGCAGGAGGGGTTATGGCTTTTGGCGGAGAAAACGAATACACCGTAAACTTTCGTATCTCGCTTATTTCTCCCAAAAAGCGATCAAAAGGGATTAATAAAATTATTGAAGAGTCTCGAATAGCGCTCAAACCCTTTCCTGCAAAGATTACTGTTCAAAATAGTGGGGGATTTATGATGGGGGGCGGTGCAGCACTCACTGTTGAGGTGCAGGGGGATGATCTTGAACAGAGTGAGAAGCTTGTTGACCGTATCATCAAACTGGCGGAAGAAGTTCCAGAAATTCGAAATGTTTCAGCAAATAGAAGTGACTCTCTGCCTGAAATTGTTCTACGTATTAACCGTGTAGCTGCTTCCAAACTTGGTTTTAATTCGTTTACGCTCGCACAGATGATCAAGACAGCCTTTGGTGGGAAGACAGCCACGCGTTTAGCAGCAGAAGGCGGAGATATGGATGTTATTGTACAGCTTGAAGAACAATCTCGATCGTCGGTGGATGATATTTATAGTCTTCAGGTACCTTCTCCTGTAGGTCGTCTTGTGCCTCTTGCCTCTTTGCTTGATCAGTACAAAACAACGGGTCCCAAAGCCATTAATAGAAAAAATAACCGCCGAACGGTGACTATATCCATGGATTACTATGGTAAAAGCCTCAATCAAGTGATCTCCACGCTTCAAAGTCGTATCAAAAAA
This sequence is a window from Thermospira aquatica. Protein-coding genes within it:
- a CDS encoding TetR/AcrR family transcriptional regulator; the protein is MLNALLENRLTEREKQIIEVARKSFLTYGYAGTNVDQIAQEVGIGKGTVYRHFKSKAYLFIAVVLYTYQEMIAYFLPIPQISDPAEAFVHYLHTLIELNRKLKPFFALLNPMEFGREFQHDCGDNPEVKNLLEHFQQQRQQGIQLLVSLIERLQKAGALRNDIAPQELSRMMFVLINNYFRKEPGVVEEDYDNEKALLDFIFSGLNYKGKVSKEDRS
- a CDS encoding TolC family protein; this translates as MKRFLIGVFGLMVTWGMSLSPDLEVILTTALQNNPTLRQYRLDADIAEAQYQQAWADFWLPDVSAGASFTYLDPDTVERGKMSVPEYTMTNLNLPVIGGAGGYVPVPTMVPSGFTTNQTVFADNYGIQFQVAKPLFLGFRLANALKIRELNLKLARQKFQDQQQSIKTSVIQSYYNILVLKENIRLSRQLSDALRKRYEFMQANYRAGLVSDYDVLKMEVQYKNTLPSLQKLETTYQTVLQQFFQLVGTNLEPSGQIMDATNLILSRTNEAEILEYVMSNNINLVQIRVSREIQEYTYRLQQADRLPTINSFFTLKYDYRLEKSGETERKWIPSWTIGVSVSVPLDEWLPFSKNSALLKETRLSQEKTDLAIKTLEDQLSLQVKSLLAQLADQKQTIEAQSLNMRQAQRGLEMANDRYRQGVVSSLDVTDAEASYSQAQVNYLQSIYDYVNTVVKLKQLLYEL
- a CDS encoding efflux RND transporter periplasmic adaptor subunit, producing MNQKRSFFFQIFVVMSTILLMAGLLSGCFSRGKKAREEEAITVLIQKAKVQSFQQFIDLNGQIAGRNEVKVYADVSGKIAQILVKEGSYVSKGSVIAYIDRAQVGADYALAPVKAPISGYVTSVSVVLGQMISPGTVPVASIGSLTEMDVIISLPERFVRDVEIGQTVYLKVAAYPDERFTATIYRKDLAVDPTSRTLTVRAQIQDPRGKLLSGMFADVSILVRESSKSIVIPSSALVELENGKQAVYVNQDNVAKIRPVSVAFGYKDKVAIQQGLNPGEEVIIYGKEFLKDGTPIYPVEEEN
- a CDS encoding efflux RND transporter permease subunit, giving the protein MSLPKIAVERPVTMLMGLAALVILGIVSLTKLPVDLTPNLEFPALSVVTTYSQASPQEVEKSITRVIESAVSAVNDIDSIESTSSEGRSVVTISFKWGTDLDARASDVREKLDFAKRLLPSDASSPSVFKFSTSLIPTMIISITGSEDQEYLYNLAENQIKPKIEQTPGVANVSLNGGIKKIVSVEVYRNRLEAYGLSIDNLANVLALENQNQAGGYTYEGVYKYLLRMQGEFKTLEDIENVVVTVKNGIPIRLKEIARVRYANSTDQGIARVNGKPAVSLTIYKQADRNTVQVSKDIHKTLKELSLSLPETIKIDTILDTAEAVNNSIANVRNAALQGGLLAVVILLMFLWNFRTVLIIAISIPTSIIATFITMYFFGVSLNIVSLGGLALGVGMMVDSSIVVLENIFYYRQKGYGRFKAAVLATEEVMLPIIASTLTTVAVFLPIVFVEGFTAQIFRDLALTVSISLLVSLVVAITVVPMLGSQMVHIEENCYLRKLEDAFNRLWNALVGWYERRLAWALAHKRKALFGIFGTFITLGLVILIFIGKEGMPQTDQGQFSIRAQFPVGTRREYVDTITKEMEKVLLEALGKNLKAMQVQIGAGGVMAFGGENEYTVNFRISLISPKKRSKGINKIIEESRIALKPFPAKITVQNSGGFMMGGGAALTVEVQGDDLEQSEKLVDRIIKLAEEVPEIRNVSANRSDSLPEIVLRINRVAASKLGFNSFTLAQMIKTAFGGKTATRLAAEGGDMDVIVQLEEQSRSSVDDIYSLQVPSPVGRLVPLASLLDQYKTTGPKAINRKNNRRTVTISMDYYGKSLNQVISTLQSRIKKEVFVPRGFSISYGGSFKDMQESFRQLTLALLLAIFLVYAVMASQFESLWAPFVILFTVPFGFVGSLLLLFIMGKTLNTISFLGFVILVGIVVNNGIILIDHMNNQIKSGKKPDEAALESGVRRIRPIMMTTLTTILGLIPLALGIGEGSELYIPLAVSILGGLALSTVITLVVIPTVYAALRNRIPIKIHED